Proteins encoded in a region of the Diabrotica virgifera virgifera chromosome 4, PGI_DIABVI_V3a genome:
- the LOC126882929 gene encoding tigger transposable element-derived protein 1-like, translated as MSYKKYSEDVIKLAIQEVREGNSIKSTAKKHNISRPTLQRRLRTDVFVATRMGPPTVFSLDQELVFVRWIKEMANKGFPVTKDTFMFSVAKTAKELNITFGDGSSDPGRKWYEGFMKRHPDVSTRTSQNLTVQRRAATQAEIEKWFQEVQQYVSDNNLREALEDPKRVFNCDETAFYLNPKPGKVLAAKGSKSVYTASGGDEKLNLTVLLTANAAGELAPPMIVYRYVRLPLR; from the coding sequence ATGTCGTACAAGAAGTACTCTGAAGATGTAATCAAATTAGCCATACAAGAAGTAAGGGAAGGAAATTCGATAAAATCAACGGCCAAGAAACATAATATATCACGTCCCACACTTCAACGGAGGTTAAGGACAGATGTTTTTGTGGCAACACGCATGGGTCCCCCCACTGTTTTTTCTCTCGATCAGGAGCTAGTTTTTGTTCGCTGGATCAAGGAGATGGCTAACAAAGGTTTCCCAGTGACAAAAGACACATTTATGTTTAGCGTTGCTAAAACTGCAAAAGAATTAAATATCACTTTTGGAGATGGAAGCAGTGACCCTGGAAGGAAGTGGTATGAAGGGTTTATGAAGCGCCACCCTGACGTTTCCACTCGTACCAGTCAAAACTTAACAGTTCAGAGACGAGCAGCAACTCAGGCAGAAATAGAAAAATGGTTTCAGGAGGTTCAACAATATGTAAGTGACAATAATTTGAGAGAAGCATTGGAAGATCCAAAAAGAGTTTTCAATTGTGACGAAACTGCATTTTATCTCAATCCGAAGCCTGGAAAGGTTCTGGCCGCAAAGGGCTCTAAATCTGTATACACGGCATCCGGTGGcgatgaaaaattaaatttaactGTGCTCCTTACAGCCAACGCAGCTGGAGAACTTGCTCCACCGATGATTGTGTATAGGTATGTAAGATTACCGCTAAGATGA